Part of the Pristiophorus japonicus isolate sPriJap1 chromosome 11, sPriJap1.hap1, whole genome shotgun sequence genome is shown below.
gacgttccagggatggtaccaaccaacctacgaccgtggaaaggaacccccattcttcgccctgaccaatacctcggggattgggaggccaaccggggacatatgtctaacctgaaatgacaccagtaacaagggtacagcaaatgcccaaacagtctcaacatcaccacaggtgcacgagtcaccatcctctctcaccttccggataacacaggtggaggtttgtgggcccagtcctgggacccggaagatggacagggtcctgttatctgggatatgtggtgccatttgtgcggcaagtacgtaccctggcggaagcacatgcctccagccgatacaagcgagccatcacccccaccgacaagttctttggggtcatgatgttcccaatcgggataagacatctcatggacgaagtacagaacctagagacgatattggaacagatagctaacaatactgctgaagctctggagggcatcacagctgaaatggtagcaataaggaccgtagcattacaaaaccgaatggccctcgattacctgttagctgagaaagggggaacatgtgccctgataggatctgaatgttgcacttacattcctgatagttcagaaaacataaccaatctcgctgatcacataagaagggaggtgaagaagttatccacaccagcagaagaatccagctggtttgattggctatcagatggatcttggagatcctatctaattgttggttgccttaacctttgttgtaaagtaatgatggcaaggttagcaaaccctcttgtggtcaagggctcccgagttatgatccaacgaactaaagaactattcgacaataacaacaatatggatcaggaaagagagtgcgaacggctgaatgcaatactcctggaatagtcaccaggaaaggggggaatgtgaatgtttaaaaatgtatagagacattgaagttgagaatgtgggaattgtatagggacagtataagctaacaaagaattcatggaggaatagccatgacatctcagactcaagACTGCGAAATTTTACaatactaacacatattgaaacaaaacccacagcttgcagaaaaacctcgaggtcttattaaatcatgttattaacctgaaacattaacagaaggtctttgtttaaaatcagaccatacttaggtcggcttatgagtggacaaagggaaagagggatcaaaagggataggctgaactaggatgtcactttggccctatcttgttatcttttgctgaaaatgtataaccgtcgtccctttacaatgtaacgtcactttgtccataggaagtgagtgcattctatcagagttgcattccttctgtctgataaggtccccgatcgggatttgctttttaaataagagcttgctttgtttaaagcacaaacggtattcgtttcagtaattttgctgaaccagattgagggaaaagaatccaattTACAGGccaactgtgtgtatcacagaccctgggggggagagtgggctcactgtgtgtatcacagaccctggtggggagagtgggcccactgtgtgtatcacagaccccgggggcggtgggagagtgggcccactgtgtgtatcacagatcctgggggggagagtgggcccactgtgtgtatcacagaccctgggggcggggggagtgggcccactgtgtgcatCACCgaccctggggagggggggggagaatgggcccactgtgtgtatcaccgaccccggggcgggaggagagtgggcccactgtgtgtatcacagaccccgggggagagtgggcccactgtgtgtatcacagaccccgggggggagagtgggcccactgtgtgtatcacagaccccgggggcagggggagagtgggcccactgtgtgtatcacataccccgggggggagagtgggcccactgtgtgtatcacagatcccgggggcggggggagtgggcccactgtatgtatcacagaccccgggggagagtgggcccactgtgtgtatcacagaccccgggggcgggggagagtgggcccactgtgtgtatcacagaccccgggggagagtgggcccactgtgtgtatcacagaccctgggggtgcggggggagagtgggcccactgtgtgtatcacagaccccgggggggagagtgggcccactgtgtgtctcacagaccccgggggggagagtgggcccactgtgtgtatcacagaccccggggggggggagagtgggcccactgtgtgtatcacagaccccgggggagagtgggcccactgtgtgtatcacagaccccggggccggggggagtgggcccactgtgtgtatcacagaccccgggggcgggggagagtgggcccactgtgtgtatcacagaccccgggggagagtgggcccactgtgtgtatcacagaccccgggggtgcggggggagagtgggcccactgtgtgtatcacagaccccgggggggagagtgggcccactgtgtgtctcacagaccccgggggggagagtgggcccactgtgtgtatcacagaccccggggggggggagagtgggcccactgtgtgtatcacagaccccgggggagagtgggcccactgtgtgtatcacagaccccggggccggggggagtgggcccactgtgtgtatcacagaccccgggggggagtgggcccactgtgtgtatcacagaccccgggggggggagtgggcccactgtgtgtatcacagaccccgggggagagagtgggcccactgtgtgtatcacagacccagggggggagtgggcccactgtgtgtatcacagaccccgggggggagagtgggcccactgtgtgaatcacagactccgggggggggggagtgggcccactgtgtgtatcacagaccccgggggggggagtgggcccactgtgtgtatcacagaccccgagggggggagtgggcccactgtgtgtatcacagaccccgggggcggggggagtgggcccactgtgtgtatcacagaccccaggaggGAGCGAATTGATGAGAATTTGAGACGGATTGAGTTTTGCTGCTGGAAAGTGTGCATTTCATCTCATCTTTTAATGAATTTTACAATTAGTGTTATGGGACATTTCAGCAGATCCTTCAACTGCTGcctgaacttagtctgggtcacagCGTAAATGACTGTGTTTGTGCAGCAAgtcaggagctggagcatgaatCCCATTTCTGTTACAAAACCAGTTGCAACTATAGAACCAGCAGTAAAATACGACACCCGGTTCCATATAGAAGACATCACAAATATggcccataacaggatgaaattccccgagataacaaacagtaaaatgatggatttcctccgACTCTCCATCTCGGGGTCTCTGGGCTTCTCCCCACAGCTGGGACCATGGagcctcctgcgggctctgctggccactaaaatgtgtctgatggTGAGCGCgttgagcagcaggatcagaacaAACGGAGCAAACGGAGTTACAATATAATGAATGAGCTCAATTGTTGTCCAGACAGGTGATGTTGCAGCAGTGACTGATACCGCACAAAACCAGGGGTAATTTAAAAGCCAATATGTTCTCAATAACATAAAATACCAGGTGATGTCCTTCAACccgctcagcacagtcactgttcccagaatcaCAGATGACGTTCTCTCGGTGcagtatttagttttcagctttgggcaacaaatggccacaaatcgatcaaaggtgaaagtgacagtaAACCAGACAGAGCAGTCTGCGGCTGTGTaaagcaggacggcgtggatattacacacgggaATGGACCGCACAAAATCAAAGTGTTCCCAGTAAACAAtgggaatgtgcctcagtatcaggtcCAGGATAACGACCAATAGATCCGCCATtgacatggccaccaggtagcgagtgacacatttggagagtccgcactttccccgggacaggatcacaatcgtcactaagttcactgtgaggaagggaaataaacagGTAATTATACATCAGGCTGGGAGTGAAGTTACAAGTTTAACTGAGTACTTATTGAGATTTGTAAAGGTGTTTCTGTATCCTGCGATGTATTGAAATGATTGTACCAGTGACAGGGTGATCTGCTGGAGACAGGAATTACTATTCAATGAAATCAATATCAAAATGGAAATGAATAACACACAAGTTTATAAGATCAGATAAAGATGCTGCACAGCTCACCGTCGCTTTCATGCTCCAGTAAAAAGAGCTGAGTGCTGTAGCAAATAATAAAGATGACAAGAGCTAAGATTCAAGTGGGGGAAGTAGAACTGAGCTCAattggctcaaatttccccaactccTTTTTCTGGCACTCTCActcgaggtgcgccgcttttgtctgcctccaagcatGCCGAAAAtcctcctcccgattctggccgctccccagcctctcctcggtgctaGTGAagctggagtctgcgcgcatgtgcagtagctcctggcaggccaaatCTCTGAGtacgcactgcaggctgtgtgggaggggcccgaagcatgctgtccctagccctggccaaatggactccctcatcggcggcccagtGTGTTCCCTAAGGTTGGACTTCTATTAaacgattgattgattgcttattactttggtcttggtgtgttatttgttaattcattgcttattactttttatgctttgtttagtgcttggtgctttaaatgtatttatgcttatttaatgttgttgtgaaggtgtttagtgctttgcaaggtcccctcccaccccccatcccccgcccccgcacctccatctctggctgcctgcgctgatttctcaaGTCACCGCAAGGATTTTCTGaatgtacaagagtgcccacttatgctggtctaagttagtttggagtaacttttagctggctaaacttgcttaaatggccaaaacaggtgtaagtggctggtaacgcccccttttgaaaaaaaaacgaaacaaaaaaaaaacctaactaactcgcttacactggtgcaaattaaatggccagaattgcaactaaaaggatactccagaaaaatcaagttgctcaaaaaaaaacggagcaactcctggggaaacttggaccCAGGTTAGTgcgggggaatcagcccaggttcctgatgctgatcattgcccagtgaccctgggttagtgtgggggaatcagcccaggttcctgatcattacccagtgaccctgggtcagtgcGGGGGAATCAACCCAGGTTCCTGAgcctgatcattacccagtgaccctgggtcagtgtgggggaatcagcccaggttcctgatcctgatcattgcccagtgaccctgggtcagtgcgggggaatcagcccaggttcctgagcctgatcattacccagtgaccctgggtcagtgcGGGGGAAttagcccaggttcctgatcattgcccagtgaccctgggtcagtatgggggaatcagcccaggttcctgagcctgatcattacccagtgaccctgggtcagtgtgggggaatcagcccaggttcctgatcctgatcattgACCAgtgtccctgggtcagtgtgggggaatcagcccaggttcctgatcattacccagtgaccctgggtcagtatgggggaatcagcccaggttcctgatcattacccagtgaccctgggtcagtatgggggaatcagcccaggttcctggtcattacccagtgaccctgggtcagtgcgggggaatcagcccaggttcctgagcctgatcattacccagtgaccctgggtcagtgtgggggaatcagccctggttcctgatcattacccagtgaccctgggtcagtgcGGGGGAATCaacccaggttcctgatcattgcccagtgaccctgggtcagtgtgggggaatcagcccaggttcctgatcattgcccagtgaccctgggtcagtgtgggggaatcagcccaggttcctgatcattgcccagtgaccctgggttcatacaatcatagaaatttacagcacggaaggaggccattacggcccatcgtgtctgtgctggccgaccaagagctatcgagcctaatcccactttccagctctcggtccgtagccctgtaggttacggcactttacgtgcacatccaagtattattaaatgtggtgagggtttctgccgctaccaccctttcagccagtgactttcaaacccccaccaccctctgggtgaagagtttgcctctcatatctcctcgagacctccctccaattactttaaatctatagagaagaacttggagtgggagggggaggatccagttgtcgtgggacatcaatgagaagaggcccagcgtactcaatctatcctcataagtcaacccccttaactccggaatcaacctagtgaaccttcactgaacagcctccaatgcaagtatatctttctttaaatacggagaccaaaactgtatacagtactccaggtgtggcctcaccaataccctctacagctgtagcaggacttctctgcttttatccacttctgtccacacctggagtattctgtacagtgttggtctccttacctaaggaaggatatacttgccatagagggagtacaacgaaggttcaccagactgattcctgggatggggtgattgtcctttgaggagagattgagcaagcTCGACCTATATTCTCTCGTGTTTACAAgactgggaggtgatctcattgaaacatacacattctttcagggcttgacagggtagatgcagggagatgttcctctggctgaggagtctagaaccaggggtcacagtctcagaataaaaggtcagccatttaggactgagatgaggagaaacatgttCACTCGGAGGTTGGTGAATCtctcgaattctctaccccagagggctgtggaggctcagtctttcagtatattcaagacagagagcaatagatttttggatattaagggaaccaagagatatggaattgagcaggaaagtggagttgaggtagacaatcagccatgatcccattgaatggtggagcaggcttgaatggcctacgcctgcttctaattcttatattcttatgttctaatgattgGAAATGAATACACTGAAAAATCAATGAAAAATAGTCACAATTGTCACAAGGTTAAACATACGGACTGGAAATTATACATCAGGCTGGGAAAAGGCATCAGTTTGATGGAGATCTGGGTGAAATTTGTTACTTTGTTACTGCATCCAGCGATGGATCTGGTTATTGTACCTGTGACAGGGCTTTCTGCAGGACACAGGGTTTCAATAAAATCATCATGCATGGACTGGGAAACAGGGATTTCTGATGGGATCAGGAGTGGATTGAGAAGTAACTAAATTAAACTGGAGAAATAACAGGTTTATAATAAATCAGCATCCCAGTAAATATTGAGGAGAATTGTAACAGACTTGCGGAAGTCTTTAATCAacattgtggtgaatggctgtttttaagGGAggcatacagtgttgttccccagggttcagtgctgacacTATTTCTCTTTTTGATGTACATTAATAACGTGGACTTGGggatacagagcacaatttcaaaatgtgcagataaCATGAAACACGTAAGTGTAGTAAACGATAAGGGAGATAGTGATAGGGGCAGAAATGGATTTTCGccacgtttgggggcggtaactcgaGAGGCAGGAAACTTAGAGCGAGGCGCTAAAGTCTCCCTTCTCTCAAAATTTGTTTATCGCTCCGAGAAGGAAATGGCGCactaaagcaagtgctccacttcaTTCATGGAGTGCTAACAAGGTATACACTCCAGCAGCACTGCAACTGGGCCGTGCAGAGCTGCCAACTTAAAGGGGAggcccatcgctgcaggctctgcaaataaagattcacctacctggaccaccaagggagcggGGGACGCGTGCGATTAGCCCGGCACTGAAGCAGAGTGACGGGCTGAACGACTGTGGGAAGGACCACGCGAAGAAATCGGATCAAAACAGCAGAAACAAACCTGActgtatttttttatttatttttttaatcattATTTGCTTTCTGAGAGACAAAGTTGCGCATGATCATGTATTAACATCAAGGGTCCCTGTCAAGTAGAAAAGAAAGCAGATCATTTGACAACTTAATATACTTTGCTCAGCCACCTGGCCTTCAATTATCGCCCGGGTAGCACACCCGGTCGCCCGATCCACACCTCCTGCAGCTTCCGGTATTTGCAGGGGGCGCAAGTCAATTTTGGGTCTGGGACATTAACGGGgcgatgcacacggcgatgacatcatgatcGCCGGACGCAGGAGATTGGGGCACAACGCCATAACGCCGCCGCTAAACacctgcccaatatggcgggagtcattgTCAGCACTACGCCCAGATGCTAACGCATTTAGTGCCTTGTTAGTGCCCCCGGGGGTgcaaacgggaggcgcaaacgcccCGAATTCCTAGGCCATAGACAGACAGAGACGGACTggtagaatgggcagacacatggcagatgaaattcaatgcagaaaagtgagaCTTTCTCTCAACTGTCTTTATCCCATTgcttattatcagggctactcctCCTACTAACTCATTGTAATATCTCTTCTAAAGTCAATATCCTGGAATAGTTAGGTCATCTCCGTAATGGCTGTTAGATCTAAGCAATTTAATTTTCTCTGtgttattaattcatctattttgtggtGAAtacttcacgcattcagatatagtgcctttagctttacgCTTTTTCTATTttgccctgatgtcaccttagtcactgatgcccgatGACTTTTGTtaagctctctgtcccttcctgaccaacTCTGGTATTTTTACCCAAATTACTGTTCTGCTCTATAGCCTTGACATTTCACTTACTGgttttgaatttaccctttcctgaatgCTCCcaccgcacaccccccccccccaccacccccaacccctCTCATTATTTGCTATCCTTAGTTAATCGATTCCCCAGGagactggtcccagcccggttttaATGGAGCacgtcccgatggaacagctccctctttccccagtcccGGTGTCAGTGTCCCATGAACAGAAACCCctacctcccacaccactctttgagccacacatttaaccttcgaatctgtttgtccctatgccaactGACAGGCAGTTTCTGTTCATTGTTGGCTAACATTCAGTTTCTTTTATTGTTTTTAAAGTTCAAAGATAAattcaaaatgttaaactaaatttcacCAACAACTTACCAGAGAGttccactctcaccaaattcccacCTTTCACACTCTGTTTATGCTGCAATCAATTCTGACAACTTTGTGTGACCACTCTCAATAGgagctttccaaagggaattggacaaata
Proteins encoded:
- the LOC139275639 gene encoding probable G-protein coupled receptor 139, with translation MCQNLRTVDGNVTTMGRGFSWEFDFLSTYYDKLTLEDRIFWALLIIEQIYYPFLAIVGVPVNLVTIVILSRGKCGLSKCVTRYLVAMSMADLLVVILDLILRHIPIVYWEHFDFVRSIPVCNIHAVLLYTAADCSVWFTVTFTFDRFVAICCPKLKTKYCTERTSSVILGTVTVLSGLKDITWYFMLLRTYWLLNYPWFCAVSVTAATSPVWTTIELIHYIVTPFAPFVLILLLNALTIRHILVASRARRRLHGPSCGEKPRDPEMESRRKSIILLFVISGNFILLWAIFVMSSIWNRVSYFTAGSIVATGFVTEMGFMLQLLTCCTNTVIYAVTQTKFRQQLKDLLKCPITLIVKFIKR